The genomic region TAATCTTATTTTGATCAATTTCTTTGCCATATAAACCCTCCTTTAAGCATTTAGCAAAGGGAGCGTGGAAGCTCCCCGATTTTATATTTTATAGTAAAAACTTTGCAAAAAGATTTTATTATTCTACTATTTCTGTAACAACACCTGCACCAACTGTTCTTCCACCTTCACGAACAGCAAATCTCATGTTCTTTTCTAAAGCTACAGGGTAAATTAATTCTACTGTTGTTACAATGTTGTCACCTGGCATTACCATTTCTGCTCCACCATCAAATTCTAATAATGTACCTGTAACATCAGCTGTTCTAATGTAGAATTGTGGTCTGTAACCTTTTTTGAATGGAGTATGTCTTCCTCCTTCTTCTTTCTTTAATACATAAATTTGTGCTTTGAATTTTTTATGTGGTGTAATTGATCCTGGTTTTGCTAATACTTGACCTCTCCATACTTCATCTTTGTCAATACCTCTTAATAAACAACCTACGTTGTCACCAGCAATACCTTCATCTAATAATTTTCTGAACATTTCTACACCAGTTACAACTGTTTTTCTTATTTCATCTGTCATACCAACGATTTCTACTTCATCACCTGGGTGGATAGCTCCTCTTTCGATTCTTCCTGTAACAACTGTACCTCTACCTGTGATTGAGAATACATCTTCAACAGGCATTAAGAATGGTTGATCTACTGGTCTTTGTGGTTCTGGGAAGTAGCTATCTACTGCATCCATTAATTCGTATATTTTTTGTACCCATGGATCGTCTTGAGAATCTGCTTCTAATGCTTTTAATGCAGAACCTTTAATTACAGGAACTTCATCTCCTGGGAATTCGTATTGACTTAACAATTCTCTTACTTCCATTTCAACTAATTCAATAATTTCTTCGTCGTCAACCATATCTGTTTTATTTATAAATACAACAATTGCAGGAACGTTAACTTGTCTTGATAACAATACGTGTTCTCTTGTTTGTGGCATAACACCATCTGTTGCTGCAACAACCAAAATAGCACCGTCCATCTGTGCAGCACCTGTGATCATGTTTTTGATGTAGTCAGCGTGACCTGGACAGTCGATATGTGCGTAGTGTCTGTTATCTGTTTCGTATTCAACGTGTGCGATATTAATTGTTATACCTCTAGCTTTTTCTTCTGGAGCTTTATCGATTTGTTCAAATGGTGTGAAATCTGCATATCCTTTCATTGCTAATGATTTTGTAATAGCTGCTGTTAATGTTGTTTTACCGTGGTCGATATGTCCGATAGTACCAATGTTCATATGTGGTTTACTTCTGACGAACTTTTCTTTTGCCATTTTTTTCCCTCCTCTATCTTTTGTGATGCTTTATTATTTATTTATTATTTTCTCTGCTACTGAAGAAGGAACTTCTTCATAATGAGAGAATTGAATTGATTGTGTAGCTCTACCTTGAGATAATGATCTTAACACTGTAGCATATCCAAATAATTCTGATAATGGAACCAATGAATGAATTAATCTTGTATTTGTATTTCCTACATTTTCAAATCCTTCGATTCTTCCTCTTCTTGAATTTAAATCAGCAATAATATCACCCATGTATTCTTCTGGCGTTGTGATATCAACTTTCATTATAGGTTCTAATAATACAGGATTTGCTTTTTTAGCTGCGTCTTTTAATGCCATAGAACCTGCAATTTTAAATGCCATTTCAGAAGAGTCAACTTCGTGATATGATCCATCGTATAATGTTGCTTTGATTCCAACCATTGGGTACCCTGCGAGAATACCTGATTGCATCGCTTCTCTTATACCAGCTTCAACAGCAGGGATATATTCCTTAGGAATTATACCACCAACGATCTTATCTTCAAATTCCAATACTTTTGTATTATCAATAGGTTCAATCTTAATCTTAACGTGACCATATTGACCTCTACCACCAGATTGTCTAATATATTTTGTTTCTACATCTGCTGTTCCCCTAATTGTTTCTCTATATGCAACTTGTGGCTGTCCTACTTTTACTCCAACTTTAAATTCTCTCTTTAATCTATCTACGATAATTTCTAAATGTAATTCTCCCATTCCAGAAAGAATTGTTTCTCCTGTTTCATGATCAAGTTTAACATTTAAACTTGGATCTTCTTCAGTTAGTGCTTGCAATGCTTTAGATAATTTAGCTTCATCATTCTTTGTTTCTGGTTCAATAGAAAGTGATATAACTGGTTCAGGAAATTCTAATTTTTCTAATACAATTTCTTCATTTTCATCCGTTAACGTATCACCTGTAGTTGTGTTTTTCAAACCAATTATAGCTACTATATCTCCTGCTCTGATATAATCTACTTCTTCTCTTTGATCTGAGTGCATGAATAATAATCTTGAAACTCTTTCTTTTTTGCCTTTTGTGCTATTTTTTACATAACTTCCTTTTTGTAATTTACCAGAATATACTCTAGCAAATGTTAATTTACCAACAAATGGATCTACCATAATTTTAAATGCCAAGGCGACAAAAGGACCATTTTCATCTGGATGTAGTTCCTTTACAAATTCACCAGTTCTTTCGTCATAAGCTTTAACAGGAGGTAAATCTAATGGTGATGGTAAATAATCTACTATTGCATCTAATACTGGTTGGACACCTTTATTTTTAAAGGATGTTCCACATACAACTGGAACAAATGCACCTTCTATAGTACCTTTCCTAATAGCAGCTTTAATTTTATCTTCAGGAATTTCTTCACCTTCAAAGAATAATTCCATAATTTCTTCATCATATTCTGAAATAGCCGTGATTAAATCTTCTCTATATTGCTCTGCTTTTGCTATTAAATCTTCTGGTATATCCCTATATTCATATTGTGCTCCATCTTCACTAATCCAATAAACTGCTTTCATTTTTACTAAATCAACAACACCTTCAAAATCTGCTTCAGCCCCAATTGGAATTTGTAGTGGTAATGGATTAGTACCTAATTTATCAATCATTGTTTGAACTGCGTTATAAAAGTCTGCCCCAAGTTTGTCCATTTTGTTCATATAAGCAACTCTTGGAACATGATATCTGTCTGCTTGTCTCCAAACAGTTTCTGATTGTGGTTCAACACCAACTTGAGCGTCAAATACCGCAACTGCACCATCTAATACTCTTAATGCTCTTTCAACTTCAACTGTAAAATCCACGTGACCGGGTGTATCAATGATATTAATCCTATGATCTCTCCAGAAACATGTCGTAGCAGCTGAAGTAATTGTAATACCTCTTTCTTTCTCTTGTTCCATCCAGTCCATTGTAGCAGTTCCGTCATCAACAGAACCTAATTTATGTTTTTTACCTGTATAGAACAAAATCCTTTCTGTAGTTGTCGTTTTACCCGCATCTATGTGTGCAATAATTCCTATATTTCTTGTTTTATTTAAAGCATATAACCGCTCTTTCAAAACAATCCCTCCTCAAAAAATTACCAGCGGTAATGTGCAAAAGCCTTATTGGCTTCAGCCATTTTATGTACATCGTCTCTTTTCTTAACTGCTGCACCAACACCATTATAAGCATCGATTAATTCTTGAGCTAATTTTTCTTTCATTGGTCTTCCAGATTTATCTCTAGCAGCTTTAACAATCCATCTCAAAGCCAAAGAAATAGCTCTATCCTCTGGAACTTCAAATGGTACCTGGTAAGTAGCACCACCCACCCTTCTTGGTCTGACTTCTATTAATGGTCTAACATTTTCAACTGCTTGATGATAAACTTCTAATGGATCTTTTTCTAATTTTTCTTTAATTATGTCAAATGCACCATATACAATTGATTGTGCAACAGTTTTTTTACCGTCTTTCATAATTCTAACAACTAATTTAGAAACCAAAGTATCATTATATATTGGATCAGGAGTTACTGGTCTCTTTGAAGCCCTTCTTCTTCTCATTTATTTACCTCCTTACTTCTTAGGTCTTTTTGTTCCATATTTACTTCTGCTTTGTTTTCTTCCTTCTACACCAGCTGTATCTAATGTACCTCTAATTATTTTATATCTTACACCTGGCAAGTCTTTAACCCTTCCACCTCTTATTAATACGTTTGAGTGTTCTTGTAGGTTGTGGCCTTCACCTGGAATATATGCTGTAACTTCAATTCCATTTGAAAGTCTTACCCTGGCTATCTTTCTCAAAGCCGAATTAGGTTTTTTAGGTGTCATAGTTGAAACCCTTACACATACTCCTCTTTTTTGAGGATTGCTTTGCAACGCTGGTGACTTTGATTTTTTCTTGATTTGCTTTCTTCCGTATCTTACAAGTTGATTTATAGTTGGCATAGTATTTTCTATTCCTCCTTTCAATATTTTAAAAAATACCAAGTGTATTTTACCGCAGGTCATTTTAATTTTCAATTAAAATGTTGTGATAATTTTGTGAAGTTACAGGTATGTTAAGTCGTATTTTTCGCATAATATC from Marinitoga aeolica harbors:
- the tuf gene encoding elongation factor Tu; its protein translation is MAKEKFVRSKPHMNIGTIGHIDHGKTTLTAAITKSLAMKGYADFTPFEQIDKAPEEKARGITINIAHVEYETDNRHYAHIDCPGHADYIKNMITGAAQMDGAILVVAATDGVMPQTREHVLLSRQVNVPAIVVFINKTDMVDDEEIIELVEMEVRELLSQYEFPGDEVPVIKGSALKALEADSQDDPWVQKIYELMDAVDSYFPEPQRPVDQPFLMPVEDVFSITGRGTVVTGRIERGAIHPGDEVEIVGMTDEIRKTVVTGVEMFRKLLDEGIAGDNVGCLLRGIDKDEVWRGQVLAKPGSITPHKKFKAQIYVLKKEEGGRHTPFKKGYRPQFYIRTADVTGTLLEFDGGAEMVMPGDNIVTTVELIYPVALEKNMRFAVREGGRTVGAGVVTEIVE
- the fusA gene encoding elongation factor G, yielding MKERLYALNKTRNIGIIAHIDAGKTTTTERILFYTGKKHKLGSVDDGTATMDWMEQEKERGITITSAATTCFWRDHRINIIDTPGHVDFTVEVERALRVLDGAVAVFDAQVGVEPQSETVWRQADRYHVPRVAYMNKMDKLGADFYNAVQTMIDKLGTNPLPLQIPIGAEADFEGVVDLVKMKAVYWISEDGAQYEYRDIPEDLIAKAEQYREDLITAISEYDEEIMELFFEGEEIPEDKIKAAIRKGTIEGAFVPVVCGTSFKNKGVQPVLDAIVDYLPSPLDLPPVKAYDERTGEFVKELHPDENGPFVALAFKIMVDPFVGKLTFARVYSGKLQKGSYVKNSTKGKKERVSRLLFMHSDQREEVDYIRAGDIVAIIGLKNTTTGDTLTDENEEIVLEKLEFPEPVISLSIEPETKNDEAKLSKALQALTEEDPSLNVKLDHETGETILSGMGELHLEIIVDRLKREFKVGVKVGQPQVAYRETIRGTADVETKYIRQSGGRGQYGHVKIKIEPIDNTKVLEFEDKIVGGIIPKEYIPAVEAGIREAMQSGILAGYPMVGIKATLYDGSYHEVDSSEMAFKIAGSMALKDAAKKANPVLLEPIMKVDITTPEEYMGDIIADLNSRRGRIEGFENVGNTNTRLIHSLVPLSELFGYATVLRSLSQGRATQSIQFSHYEEVPSSVAEKIINK
- the rpsG gene encoding 30S ribosomal protein S7, whose amino-acid sequence is MRRRRASKRPVTPDPIYNDTLVSKLVVRIMKDGKKTVAQSIVYGAFDIIKEKLEKDPLEVYHQAVENVRPLIEVRPRRVGGATYQVPFEVPEDRAISLALRWIVKAARDKSGRPMKEKLAQELIDAYNGVGAAVKKRDDVHKMAEANKAFAHYRW
- the rpsL gene encoding 30S ribosomal protein S12, with translation MPTINQLVRYGRKQIKKKSKSPALQSNPQKRGVCVRVSTMTPKKPNSALRKIARVRLSNGIEVTAYIPGEGHNLQEHSNVLIRGGRVKDLPGVRYKIIRGTLDTAGVEGRKQSRSKYGTKRPKK